One Pleuronectes platessa chromosome 9, fPlePla1.1, whole genome shotgun sequence genomic region harbors:
- the LOC128448366 gene encoding arf-GAP with coiled-coil, ANK repeat and PH domain-containing protein 2 isoform X3 encodes MKITVEFEECLKDSPRFRATIEEVEGDVCELESKLDKLVKLCIGMIDAGKAYNAANKQFVNGIRELAQSSTRDEVIESSLTKFAESLQEMINYHTILFDQAQRSIKTQLQTFVKDDLRKFKEAKKQFDKVSDEKEAALIKNAQAPRNKQHEVEEATNILTATRKCFRHIVLDYVLQINVLQSKRRSEILKSMLSFMYAHLTFFHQGYDLFSELQPLMKHLGGQLDQLVVDAAKEKRDMEQKHSTIQQKDFSNDDTKLEYNVDADNGIAMEGYLFKRASNAFKTWNRRWFSIQNNQLVYQKKFKDNPTVVVEDLRLCTVKHCEDIERRFCFEVVSPTKSCMMQADSEKLRQAWIKAVQNSIATAFRDKGDEGEKLDRKSSTSTGSLDSGGEPKERSLKGESALQKVLAIPGNTCCCDCGQPDPRWASINLGITLCIQCSGIHRSLGVHLSKVRSLTLDTWEPELLKLMCELGNGVINQIYEARREELGARKPQPGDPRHEVEAYIKAKYVDRRFVRRPSDEELRNKVVSLSKQEKRLSSSSEHLPPRPPPPTPKLRPASNSSGQTAAASGSEARRDSLFCPDELHSLFSYFDNSAKLRSIKSADSGIQNSADGSREMLANTPSNNSLTDADAAESPPMAMPDKLPPPSPCKEMVFYEPKEYSQGLQLYWASCARSLPDMAEALAHGAEVNWVNTEEDKRTPLIMAVQGGSLVTCEFLLQNAASVNQQDAQGRAPLHHATMLGHTGQVCLFLKRGANQNAADIDEKTPLTIAVDAANADIVTLLRLAKMNEEMREAEGPYSQSGDETYQDIFQDFTQMASNDPDKLKRYQQYDPQ; translated from the exons AGCCACCATAGAGGAAGTAGAGGGGGATGTGTGTGAGTTGGAATCCAAGCTGGACAAA tTGGTGAAGTTGTGTATTGGGATGATCGATGCTGGAAAAGCCTACAACGCAGCCAACAAGCAGTTTGTTAACGGGATCCGAGAATTAGCCCAGTCGTCCACCAGAGATGAGGTTATCGag tccAGTCTGACAAAGTTTGcagagagcctgcaggagaTGATCAACTATCACACG ATATTATTTGATCAAGCCCAGAGATCAATCAAGACCCAGCTTCAAACGTTTGTCAAAGA TGACCTGCGTAAGTTTAAAGAAGCAAAGAAGCAGTTTGATAAAGTTAGCGACGAAAAGGAGGCAGCGCTGATAAAGAACGCACAGGCGCCCCGCAACAAGCAGCatgaggtggaggaggccaCCAACATCCTCACTGCCACACGCAAGTGCTTCCGACACATCGTGCTCGACTACGTCTTACAG ATCAATGTGCTGCAATCCAAGAGAAGATCAGAAATCCTGAAATCA ATGCTGTCCTTCATGTACGCCCACTTGACCTTCTTTCACCAAGGATATGACCTCTTCAGTGAACTACAACCTCTTATGAAGCACCTTGGAGGACAG TTGGACCAGCTGGTGGTGGATGCtgccaaagagaagagagacatgGAGCAGAAACACTCCACCATCCAGcaaaag GATTTCTCAAATGATGACACCAAGCTGGAATACAATGTGGACGCAGACAACGGCATCGCCATGGAGGGTTATCTTTTTAAGAGGGCCAGCAATGCCTTCAAGACATGGAATAG GCGTTGGTTCTCCATCCAAAACAATCAGCTGGTTTACCAGAAGAAATTTAAG GACAACCCAACAGTGGTGGTAGAGGACCTCCGGCTATGTACTGTCAAACACTGTGAAGACATAGAGCGTCGCTTCTGTTTCGAAGTGGTGTCACCCACCAA GAGCTGTATGATGCAGGCAGACTCAGAGAAGCTGCGACAGGCCTGGATCAAAGCTGTCCAGAACAGCATCGCCACCGCCTTCCGCGACAAGGGAGATGAAGGCGAG AAGCTGGACAGGAAATCGTCCACATCGACAGGGAGTCTTGACTCTGGTGGGGAGCCAAAGGAGCGGTCGCTGAAAGGAGAGAGTGCCCTGCAGAAGGTCCTGGCCATCCCGGGAAACACCTGCTGTTGTGACTGTGGCCAGCCAGACCCTCGCTGGGCCAGCATCAATCTGGGCATCACCCTCTGCATACAGTGCTCTGGTATTCACAG GAGTCTTGGAGTTCATCTCTCTAAAGTCCGGTCTCTGACTTTGGACACGTGGGAACCTGAACTTCTTAAG ttgatgtgtgaattGGGAAACGGAGTGATTAATCAGATCTATGAAGCTCGGCGAGAGGAGCTAGGAGCCAGAAAACCACAGCCAGGAGACCCCAG ACACGAGGTTGAGGCCTACATCAAAGCCAAATACGTGGACCGTCGGTTTGTGCGCCGCCCGTCAGACGAGGAGCTTCGCAACAAAGTGGTCTCTCTGAGCAAACAGGAGAAGAGGCTGAGCAGCAGCTccgagcacctgccccccaggCCACCTCCACCTACCCCCAAACTCCGACCGGCTTCAAACTCCTCTGGACAAACAG CTGCTGCCAGCGGTTCGGAGGCCCGCCGTGACTCTCTCTTCTGTCCTGACGAGCTTCACTCGCTCTTCTCCTACTTTGACAACTCTGCCAAGCTCAGGAGCA TTAAAAGTGCAGACAGCGGCATCCAAAACAGTGCAGACGGAAGCAGGGAAATGCTGGCCAACACTCCGTCCAATAACAGCCTGACAGATGcag ATGCTGCTGAGTCTCCGCCCATGGCCATGCCTGACAAGCTGCCTCCTCCGTCACCCTGTAAAGAGATGGTGTTCTATGAACCCAAGGAGTACAGCCAAGGTCTGCAGCTGTACTGGGCTTCATGTGCCCGCAGTCTGCCGGACATGGCGGAAGCACTGGCTCACGGAGCCGAAGTTAACTGGGTCAATACTGAAGAAGACAAGAGGACGCCGCTTATCATGGCGGTGCAGGGG GGGTCACTGGTCACCTGTGAGTTTTTGCTTCAAAATGCAGCGAGTGTGAACCAGCAGGACGCTCAGGGCCGGGCTCCCCTGCACCACGCCACCATGCTGGGACACACAGG ACAAGTGTGTTTGTTCCTAAAAAGAGGAGCGAATCAAAATGCTGCAGACATTGACGAGAAAACCCCACTGACCATAGCGGTGGATGCGGCCAACGCAGACATTGTTACACT GCTGCGACTGGCGAAGATGAATGAGGAGATGCGAGAGGCGGAGGGGCCCTACAGCCAGTCAG GTGATGAAACCTACCAGGACATTTTCCAGGACTTCACCCAAATGGCCTCCAACGACCCGGACAAGCTGAAGCGCTACCAGCAGTACGACCCGCAGTGA
- the LOC128448366 gene encoding arf-GAP with coiled-coil, ANK repeat and PH domain-containing protein 2 isoform X1, with protein sequence MKITVEFEECLKDSPRFRATIEEVEGDVCELESKLDKLVKLCIGMIDAGKAYNAANKQFVNGIRELAQSSTRDEVIESSLTKFAESLQEMINYHTILFDQAQRSIKTQLQTFVKDDLRKFKEAKKQFDKVSDEKEAALIKNAQAPRNKQHEVEEATNILTATRKCFRHIVLDYVLQINVLQSKRRSEILKSMLSFMYAHLTFFHQGYDLFSELQPLMKHLGGQLDQLVVDAAKEKRDMEQKHSTIQQKDFSNDDTKLEYNVDADNGIAMEGYLFKRASNAFKTWNRRWFSIQNNQLVYQKKFKDNPTVVVEDLRLCTVKHCEDIERRFCFEVVSPTKSCMMQADSEKLRQAWIKAVQNSIATAFRDKGDEGEKLDRKSSTSTGSLDSGGEPKERSLKGESALQKVLAIPGNTCCCDCGQPDPRWASINLGITLCIQCSGIHRSLGVHLSKVRSLTLDTWEPELLKLMCELGNGVINQIYEARREELGARKPQPGDPRHEVEAYIKAKYVDRRFVRRPSDEELRNKVVSLSKQEKRLSSSSEHLPPRPPPPTPKLRPASNSSGQTVKSADSGIQNSADGSREMLANTPSNNSLTDADAAESPPMAMPDKLPPPSPCKEMVFYEPKEYSQGLQLYWASCARSLPDMAEALAHGAEVNWVNTEEDKRTPLIMAVQGGSLVTCEFLLQNAASVNQQDAQGRAPLHHATMLGHTGQVCLFLKRGANQNAADIDEKTPLTIAVDAANADIVTLLRLAKMNEEMREAEGPYSQSGDETYQDIFQDFTQMASNDPDKLKRYQQYDPQ encoded by the exons AGCCACCATAGAGGAAGTAGAGGGGGATGTGTGTGAGTTGGAATCCAAGCTGGACAAA tTGGTGAAGTTGTGTATTGGGATGATCGATGCTGGAAAAGCCTACAACGCAGCCAACAAGCAGTTTGTTAACGGGATCCGAGAATTAGCCCAGTCGTCCACCAGAGATGAGGTTATCGag tccAGTCTGACAAAGTTTGcagagagcctgcaggagaTGATCAACTATCACACG ATATTATTTGATCAAGCCCAGAGATCAATCAAGACCCAGCTTCAAACGTTTGTCAAAGA TGACCTGCGTAAGTTTAAAGAAGCAAAGAAGCAGTTTGATAAAGTTAGCGACGAAAAGGAGGCAGCGCTGATAAAGAACGCACAGGCGCCCCGCAACAAGCAGCatgaggtggaggaggccaCCAACATCCTCACTGCCACACGCAAGTGCTTCCGACACATCGTGCTCGACTACGTCTTACAG ATCAATGTGCTGCAATCCAAGAGAAGATCAGAAATCCTGAAATCA ATGCTGTCCTTCATGTACGCCCACTTGACCTTCTTTCACCAAGGATATGACCTCTTCAGTGAACTACAACCTCTTATGAAGCACCTTGGAGGACAG TTGGACCAGCTGGTGGTGGATGCtgccaaagagaagagagacatgGAGCAGAAACACTCCACCATCCAGcaaaag GATTTCTCAAATGATGACACCAAGCTGGAATACAATGTGGACGCAGACAACGGCATCGCCATGGAGGGTTATCTTTTTAAGAGGGCCAGCAATGCCTTCAAGACATGGAATAG GCGTTGGTTCTCCATCCAAAACAATCAGCTGGTTTACCAGAAGAAATTTAAG GACAACCCAACAGTGGTGGTAGAGGACCTCCGGCTATGTACTGTCAAACACTGTGAAGACATAGAGCGTCGCTTCTGTTTCGAAGTGGTGTCACCCACCAA GAGCTGTATGATGCAGGCAGACTCAGAGAAGCTGCGACAGGCCTGGATCAAAGCTGTCCAGAACAGCATCGCCACCGCCTTCCGCGACAAGGGAGATGAAGGCGAG AAGCTGGACAGGAAATCGTCCACATCGACAGGGAGTCTTGACTCTGGTGGGGAGCCAAAGGAGCGGTCGCTGAAAGGAGAGAGTGCCCTGCAGAAGGTCCTGGCCATCCCGGGAAACACCTGCTGTTGTGACTGTGGCCAGCCAGACCCTCGCTGGGCCAGCATCAATCTGGGCATCACCCTCTGCATACAGTGCTCTGGTATTCACAG GAGTCTTGGAGTTCATCTCTCTAAAGTCCGGTCTCTGACTTTGGACACGTGGGAACCTGAACTTCTTAAG ttgatgtgtgaattGGGAAACGGAGTGATTAATCAGATCTATGAAGCTCGGCGAGAGGAGCTAGGAGCCAGAAAACCACAGCCAGGAGACCCCAG ACACGAGGTTGAGGCCTACATCAAAGCCAAATACGTGGACCGTCGGTTTGTGCGCCGCCCGTCAGACGAGGAGCTTCGCAACAAAGTGGTCTCTCTGAGCAAACAGGAGAAGAGGCTGAGCAGCAGCTccgagcacctgccccccaggCCACCTCCACCTACCCCCAAACTCCGACCGGCTTCAAACTCCTCTGGACAAACAG TTAAAAGTGCAGACAGCGGCATCCAAAACAGTGCAGACGGAAGCAGGGAAATGCTGGCCAACACTCCGTCCAATAACAGCCTGACAGATGcag ATGCTGCTGAGTCTCCGCCCATGGCCATGCCTGACAAGCTGCCTCCTCCGTCACCCTGTAAAGAGATGGTGTTCTATGAACCCAAGGAGTACAGCCAAGGTCTGCAGCTGTACTGGGCTTCATGTGCCCGCAGTCTGCCGGACATGGCGGAAGCACTGGCTCACGGAGCCGAAGTTAACTGGGTCAATACTGAAGAAGACAAGAGGACGCCGCTTATCATGGCGGTGCAGGGG GGGTCACTGGTCACCTGTGAGTTTTTGCTTCAAAATGCAGCGAGTGTGAACCAGCAGGACGCTCAGGGCCGGGCTCCCCTGCACCACGCCACCATGCTGGGACACACAGG ACAAGTGTGTTTGTTCCTAAAAAGAGGAGCGAATCAAAATGCTGCAGACATTGACGAGAAAACCCCACTGACCATAGCGGTGGATGCGGCCAACGCAGACATTGTTACACT GCTGCGACTGGCGAAGATGAATGAGGAGATGCGAGAGGCGGAGGGGCCCTACAGCCAGTCAG GTGATGAAACCTACCAGGACATTTTCCAGGACTTCACCCAAATGGCCTCCAACGACCCGGACAAGCTGAAGCGCTACCAGCAGTACGACCCGCAGTGA
- the LOC128448366 gene encoding arf-GAP with coiled-coil, ANK repeat and PH domain-containing protein 2 isoform X2: MIDAGKAYNAANKQFVNGIRELAQSSTRDEVIESSLTKFAESLQEMINYHTILFDQAQRSIKTQLQTFVKDDLRKFKEAKKQFDKVSDEKEAALIKNAQAPRNKQHEVEEATNILTATRKCFRHIVLDYVLQINVLQSKRRSEILKSMLSFMYAHLTFFHQGYDLFSELQPLMKHLGGQLDQLVVDAAKEKRDMEQKHSTIQQKDFSNDDTKLEYNVDADNGIAMEGYLFKRASNAFKTWNRRWFSIQNNQLVYQKKFKDNPTVVVEDLRLCTVKHCEDIERRFCFEVVSPTKSCMMQADSEKLRQAWIKAVQNSIATAFRDKGDEGEKLDRKSSTSTGSLDSGGEPKERSLKGESALQKVLAIPGNTCCCDCGQPDPRWASINLGITLCIQCSGIHRSLGVHLSKVRSLTLDTWEPELLKLMCELGNGVINQIYEARREELGARKPQPGDPRHEVEAYIKAKYVDRRFVRRPSDEELRNKVVSLSKQEKRLSSSSEHLPPRPPPPTPKLRPASNSSGQTVKSADSGIQNSADGSREMLANTPSNNSLTDADAAESPPMAMPDKLPPPSPCKEMVFYEPKEYSQGLQLYWASCARSLPDMAEALAHGAEVNWVNTEEDKRTPLIMAVQGGSLVTCEFLLQNAASVNQQDAQGRAPLHHATMLGHTGQVCLFLKRGANQNAADIDEKTPLTIAVDAANADIVTLLRLAKMNEEMREAEGPYSQSGDETYQDIFQDFTQMASNDPDKLKRYQQYDPQ; this comes from the exons ATGATCGATGCTGGAAAAGCCTACAACGCAGCCAACAAGCAGTTTGTTAACGGGATCCGAGAATTAGCCCAGTCGTCCACCAGAGATGAGGTTATCGag tccAGTCTGACAAAGTTTGcagagagcctgcaggagaTGATCAACTATCACACG ATATTATTTGATCAAGCCCAGAGATCAATCAAGACCCAGCTTCAAACGTTTGTCAAAGA TGACCTGCGTAAGTTTAAAGAAGCAAAGAAGCAGTTTGATAAAGTTAGCGACGAAAAGGAGGCAGCGCTGATAAAGAACGCACAGGCGCCCCGCAACAAGCAGCatgaggtggaggaggccaCCAACATCCTCACTGCCACACGCAAGTGCTTCCGACACATCGTGCTCGACTACGTCTTACAG ATCAATGTGCTGCAATCCAAGAGAAGATCAGAAATCCTGAAATCA ATGCTGTCCTTCATGTACGCCCACTTGACCTTCTTTCACCAAGGATATGACCTCTTCAGTGAACTACAACCTCTTATGAAGCACCTTGGAGGACAG TTGGACCAGCTGGTGGTGGATGCtgccaaagagaagagagacatgGAGCAGAAACACTCCACCATCCAGcaaaag GATTTCTCAAATGATGACACCAAGCTGGAATACAATGTGGACGCAGACAACGGCATCGCCATGGAGGGTTATCTTTTTAAGAGGGCCAGCAATGCCTTCAAGACATGGAATAG GCGTTGGTTCTCCATCCAAAACAATCAGCTGGTTTACCAGAAGAAATTTAAG GACAACCCAACAGTGGTGGTAGAGGACCTCCGGCTATGTACTGTCAAACACTGTGAAGACATAGAGCGTCGCTTCTGTTTCGAAGTGGTGTCACCCACCAA GAGCTGTATGATGCAGGCAGACTCAGAGAAGCTGCGACAGGCCTGGATCAAAGCTGTCCAGAACAGCATCGCCACCGCCTTCCGCGACAAGGGAGATGAAGGCGAG AAGCTGGACAGGAAATCGTCCACATCGACAGGGAGTCTTGACTCTGGTGGGGAGCCAAAGGAGCGGTCGCTGAAAGGAGAGAGTGCCCTGCAGAAGGTCCTGGCCATCCCGGGAAACACCTGCTGTTGTGACTGTGGCCAGCCAGACCCTCGCTGGGCCAGCATCAATCTGGGCATCACCCTCTGCATACAGTGCTCTGGTATTCACAG GAGTCTTGGAGTTCATCTCTCTAAAGTCCGGTCTCTGACTTTGGACACGTGGGAACCTGAACTTCTTAAG ttgatgtgtgaattGGGAAACGGAGTGATTAATCAGATCTATGAAGCTCGGCGAGAGGAGCTAGGAGCCAGAAAACCACAGCCAGGAGACCCCAG ACACGAGGTTGAGGCCTACATCAAAGCCAAATACGTGGACCGTCGGTTTGTGCGCCGCCCGTCAGACGAGGAGCTTCGCAACAAAGTGGTCTCTCTGAGCAAACAGGAGAAGAGGCTGAGCAGCAGCTccgagcacctgccccccaggCCACCTCCACCTACCCCCAAACTCCGACCGGCTTCAAACTCCTCTGGACAAACAG TTAAAAGTGCAGACAGCGGCATCCAAAACAGTGCAGACGGAAGCAGGGAAATGCTGGCCAACACTCCGTCCAATAACAGCCTGACAGATGcag ATGCTGCTGAGTCTCCGCCCATGGCCATGCCTGACAAGCTGCCTCCTCCGTCACCCTGTAAAGAGATGGTGTTCTATGAACCCAAGGAGTACAGCCAAGGTCTGCAGCTGTACTGGGCTTCATGTGCCCGCAGTCTGCCGGACATGGCGGAAGCACTGGCTCACGGAGCCGAAGTTAACTGGGTCAATACTGAAGAAGACAAGAGGACGCCGCTTATCATGGCGGTGCAGGGG GGGTCACTGGTCACCTGTGAGTTTTTGCTTCAAAATGCAGCGAGTGTGAACCAGCAGGACGCTCAGGGCCGGGCTCCCCTGCACCACGCCACCATGCTGGGACACACAGG ACAAGTGTGTTTGTTCCTAAAAAGAGGAGCGAATCAAAATGCTGCAGACATTGACGAGAAAACCCCACTGACCATAGCGGTGGATGCGGCCAACGCAGACATTGTTACACT GCTGCGACTGGCGAAGATGAATGAGGAGATGCGAGAGGCGGAGGGGCCCTACAGCCAGTCAG GTGATGAAACCTACCAGGACATTTTCCAGGACTTCACCCAAATGGCCTCCAACGACCCGGACAAGCTGAAGCGCTACCAGCAGTACGACCCGCAGTGA